The DNA segment TAACCCTGGGATCGGGTGAGACTATCGAAGACGGGGATACGGTTAACCCATCTGGCGATGTGAAGTCGGCGGATGGTGCGTCTGATGCTACTACCGCTCCCGGGCCAGCGATAACTTTGCCAGAGGAGGGCTTGGTTTGGGAATGGTGGTATTACCTGTTGATCGGGCTGGGGGTGGTTATTATCATCGCCGCCATTGTCCTTCTCGTGGTTCTGCCAAAGAGGGGGGCTGGTGGAGAGTTACTCGATGAGGAGGAGCTTTACGGAGAAGAGGAGGAAGAAGAGTTTTGATAGCTTTTCTGGCAAGCGGGGTGTCGGCGCTCAAGCCCACAAGCGGCGCAGTGACTGAAGCGGCAATCAAGGGTATCGGTTCCTTGTAGGGAGCGCTGGTATTCCCTTTTCAGAAAAGTGGTGTTTACACCAACGTCGATGTGAGACCAGGGGAGGACTTCAGACAAAGGACGTTGGCGATTAGCGAAGAAAGCGGGGTCGAGCCCACATTCATGGAAGGCTCGACCCCATTTTTCATAGTTGAAAAGCTCGCTCCAGGAGTCGAAGGTTGCGCCCAATCGCCAGGCGTTATATATTACCTGAGAGAGGCGACGGTCGCCCCGCGCCAGTACACCTTCAAGCATGCTCATCCTGGGGTCCTGCCATGACAGTCGTAGCCCCGACTTTTTCAGGCCAAGCCTGAGCGAATCTATCCTGGCATTTAACTCCTCTTCGGTCGGCTGTGCCACCCACTGAAATGGGGTATGTGCCTTGGGTACAAAAGCTGAGACGCTCACCTTAAGGTGGGGCGCTCTGGCACCTGGTTTCTTCCGCGCAGCTACACGCTTATGCACAAGCTCAGCAATGCTCTCTACGTCATCTGGGGTCTCCGTGGGCAAACCGAGCATGAAATATAGCTTAACGCTGCTCCAATAGTGCTCTGCAGCGTTCTCCAGGGTTTGGAGCACGTCATCATCGGAAATACCCTTGTTAATCACCCGCCGCAGCCTCTCACTTCCCGCTTCAGGGGCAAAGGTCAAGCCGGTCTTCCTCCTGGAGGTAATGGCATCCATCAAACTCAACGAGAAGCTATCGATGCGAAGGCTGGGCAGCGATATCTTTAGGTTGTGCTCTTGATAGCGTGACGATAGTGTACTGACTAGGCTATCAATTTTTGAATAATCGCTGGTGCTTAGCGAAAGCAGGGAAAGCTCATTATAGCCACAATTCCGCAGCAGTTCACCCACCGCTGCCAGAATCTCCTCCTTGGGTCGCTCCCGAAGCGGGCGATAGATAATCCCCGCCTGACAGAAGCGACAGCCCCTGGTGCAACCACGCTGGATCTCGATGGCTGCCCGGTCGTGAATCGTTGCTATATAAGGGATTACTGGCCTGGTCACCGCAGGGGGCAGCTTCGTGAGGATACGCCGCTTGATGCTTGAGCTTAGCCCCGGGGATGTAGGACTTATCTTGGAGATGGTGCCATCGTCATGGTAGTCAACCTGATATAGACTGGGCACATAGATACCGGTAATACTAGCTATTTGGCGAAGTAACTCCAGCTTCTTACGGGCACCATCGAGCTTCCACTGGCGAAAAGTTTCCAGTAGCTCTAAGAGAACCTCCTCTCCTTCTCCGAGCACGAAAAGGTCGATGAATTCAGCCATAGGCTCCGCGTTGAGAGCGCAACTGCCGCCAGCGATAATCAGGGGGTAGGATTCATCGCGCTGAGCGGAGCGAACTGGTATCCCCGCCAGGTCAAGCATGTTGAGCACATTGGTGTAGGTGAGCTCATAGCCCAGGGAGAAGCCGATAATGTCGAAGTCCTTCAAGGGGCGTTTCGATTCTAGGCTAAATAGAGGGATGGCGGACTTCCTCATCTCCGCCTCCATATCGACCCAGGGGGCATAGACACGCTCGACAAGCACATTGGGCTCTCTATTTACTAGGTCATAGAGGATAGCCAAACCGAGATTAGACATGCCGATCTCATAGAGGTCGGGATAGGCCAGAGCCATCTTGACATCAATGGCGTCCCAGTCTTTGGTGATGCTATTCCACTCGCCCCCTGTATAGCGGGCTGGTCTGGTAACCCTGGGAAGGATGTGGTCTAGATTGGTCATAGTGTCTACTATTATATCAAAAGCCCCTCCCCTTTGACATCCTGGAAAGAAAATGATAGGATTTATAAGCAGTTACGTGGACGTTGTATATAGTATATATAAATGAAGGCAACTCTAGGGGGGTGGCAAGGAATTTACTCGTGGTGTGGGAGGAGCGTGATTCAGGAGGTATCGGTTGGCAGTTTCAAGTGTAAAGAGAAAAGAGATCACTAAAGAGGGCGAAAGGGTTTACGCCATCGTTCAGACGGGGGGAAAGCAGTATAGGGTCTCATCCGGGGAGACCATCGATGTGATGCACCTTCCCGCAGTGGAGGGGAGCACAGTAGAGCTGGATCAAGTATTGCTGGTCGCCGATGGTGAGAGCGTTAGAGTGGGCACGCCTACCGTTGAGGGGGCGAAAGTTCTCGCTGAGGTAATTGGCGAGGGCAAGGGGAAGAAGGTCATCGTCTTCAAATACAAACCAAAGGTGCGATACCGCAGACTGAAGGGTCATCGACAGCTTTATACCAGGCTTGCTATAAAAGAGATTGTATGCTAGTATGTGGCCTGTCCAAAAGTATATGATCGCTGTCTTCAGGAGATAGAATAGAGGGAAGTGGAAATGAGGGCTGGTTGCATTGGTTTTATTTGGGACGTTGCAGCATATGTAGCTAGTGCTATTGCCGTATCCACTTTCATGTGCCATTTTTGGTGGCCGGATGTGTTTACCGGACATGTGCTCTGGGGCGTATCTGGGGGCTTTGCAATATTCTCCATCTATGGTGGGATAATCAGAAGGGCCGATATTCAGGAGGAAGGTGTAAAAAGGGGGATGGCAACCGCCGCGGCAGTCATCGGATGCCTGGTGCTGCTGGGGTTAACCGTGAGCGCAGCATGGCTTATAATACCATTATCCTTATATTCCTGATCCCTATAGCCTTGCCATTAGTAATTTAGAAATCAGCCTAGATCCTGAATAGCATTTATATACAAAGAAGAAGGAGAGTTACTAGGTGGCGCATAAAAAGGGCGGTGGCAGTACCAGGCTGGGACGTGACAGCAAGCCAAAGCGGCTTGGGGTCAAGCGATACGGTGGCGAGCAGGTACGCGCCGGCACCATTATCGTTCGCCAGAGGGGAACGCGCATTCTCCTGGGGGAAAACGTTGGTCTGGGGCGGGATCACACCATATTTGCGCTCATCGATGGCTACGTCAAGTTCGGACCAGCGTCTAAATATAGAAAGAAGGTAAGCGTTTACCGCTGATGAAGAAGGGTATACATCCTGAGTATATGGAAGCGCAGGTCACCTGCTCCTGTGGCAATAGCTTCACTATTGGTTCGACCAGGCCGGTGCTCAAGGTGGAGCTTTGCAGCAAGTGTCACCCTTTCTTCACCGGAGAGCGGCGAATCGTAGACACCGCAAAGCGGGTGGAGAAGTTCAAGAGACGATACAAGATGGAGTAGAGCTATCCTATCTACTCCTCTTTCTCCTTCAACCGTCGAAAGAAGCAACTCCTGTTCCCGGTGTGGCATACCGGTCCGGTGGCCTCAACCTGAATGAGCAAGGCATCATCATCGCAGTCCCTAAGGATAGCGCCAACACTGAGGTAGCTTCCTGATGTTTCACCCTTGTGCCATAGTTCCTGGCGACTTCGACTGTAGAACCATACCTGACCAGTATCAAGCGTTCTTCTGAGTGACTCCTGGTTCATGTATCCCAACATCAGTACGTCCCCATTTTTCGCGTCCTGGATAATAGCTGGTATTAGTCCCTTTTCATCAAACTTCAGCATAGCCCCTCCTAAAATTTACCACGTAGGCAAAGAAATTACCGTATTCCTGAAAGGGCTCGAATCCTGCTTGGCGAGCCCAAGCAATAGTGGTCCTCCTAAGTGGGTAATCGGGGTCGAGGAGGTACTCCGAGATGGAAAGCACCCCACCGGGACGAATCACGCGATACAACTCCTGCAATGCCCGATCTTTATCGGGTATCTCACCCAGAACAGTGACCAGGTAGGCGAGGTTTAAACTGCCATCCTTAAACGGAAGACACTCCCCATTCCCCAACATTAATGCGACGTTTTCCAGATCATATCTTGTGACCTTGTTCTTAGCTCTGGCAATCATCGCCGGCTCGATATCCACGCAATAAAGCATTCCCGGGCTTTCCGAATAACCCACTCGCCGCGCCGCCTCTATGGTGAAAAAGCCGGGGCCGGGACCTAGTTCCAGGACTCTCATCCCTGCCGTGATTCCTACTTTGTCCAGCAATTTCGCTGGGCTGAAAAGACGCCTGCGCACCGGGCTTTCCAGAATCAACGCCAGCAACGTTACCGAGCGACGCGATGCTGGAGCAAGACGGAATTTGCGAACAATACGGAACACCACAAGCCATAGGAAGAGGACCGTGCCGATTAAACCCAGAATAACGATTAGCGTCGGATGCACCAGATGCTCCTATGCCGTAATATTGCCCACTGCCTTCTTCAGGTCAATATCGCCGGTATAGAGGGCGCGGCCTACTATCGCCCCCTCCACGCCAATGTCAATTAGCCTCTTCAGATGCCCCAGCGATGAAAT comes from the Dehalococcoidia bacterium genome and includes:
- the rpmE gene encoding 50S ribosomal protein L31; translated protein: MKKGIHPEYMEAQVTCSCGNSFTIGSTRPVLKVELCSKCHPFFTGERRIVDTAKRVEKFKRRYKME
- the rplU gene encoding 50S ribosomal protein L21, translating into MAVSSVKRKEITKEGERVYAIVQTGGKQYRVSSGETIDVMHLPAVEGSTVELDQVLLVADGESVRVGTPTVEGAKVLAEVIGEGKGKKVIVFKYKPKVRYRRLKGHRQLYTRLAIKEIVC
- a CDS encoding methyltransferase domain-containing protein; the protein is MHPTLIVILGLIGTVLFLWLVVFRIVRKFRLAPASRRSVTLLALILESPVRRRLFSPAKLLDKVGITAGMRVLELGPGPGFFTIEAARRVGYSESPGMLYCVDIEPAMIARAKNKVTRYDLENVALMLGNGECLPFKDGSLNLAYLVTVLGEIPDKDRALQELYRVIRPGGVLSISEYLLDPDYPLRRTTIAWARQAGFEPFQEYGNFFAYVVNFRRGYAEV
- a CDS encoding TIGR03960 family B12-binding radical SAM protein, which encodes MTNLDHILPRVTRPARYTGGEWNSITKDWDAIDVKMALAYPDLYEIGMSNLGLAILYDLVNREPNVLVERVYAPWVDMEAEMRKSAIPLFSLESKRPLKDFDIIGFSLGYELTYTNVLNMLDLAGIPVRSAQRDESYPLIIAGGSCALNAEPMAEFIDLFVLGEGEEVLLELLETFRQWKLDGARKKLELLRQIASITGIYVPSLYQVDYHDDGTISKISPTSPGLSSSIKRRILTKLPPAVTRPVIPYIATIHDRAAIEIQRGCTRGCRFCQAGIIYRPLRERPKEEILAAVGELLRNCGYNELSLLSLSTSDYSKIDSLVSTLSSRYQEHNLKISLPSLRIDSFSLSLMDAITSRRKTGLTFAPEAGSERLRRVINKGISDDDVLQTLENAAEHYWSSVKLYFMLGLPTETPDDVESIAELVHKRVAARKKPGARAPHLKVSVSAFVPKAHTPFQWVAQPTEEELNARIDSLRLGLKKSGLRLSWQDPRMSMLEGVLARGDRRLSQVIYNAWRLGATFDSWSELFNYEKWGRAFHECGLDPAFFANRQRPLSEVLPWSHIDVGVNTTFLKREYQRSLQGTDTLDCRFSHCAACGLERRHPACQKSYQNSSSSSSP
- the rpmA gene encoding 50S ribosomal protein L27, translating into MAHKKGGGSTRLGRDSKPKRLGVKRYGGEQVRAGTIIVRQRGTRILLGENVGLGRDHTIFALIDGYVKFGPASKYRKKVSVYR